The Leguminivora glycinivorella isolate SPB_JAAS2020 chromosome 25, LegGlyc_1.1, whole genome shotgun sequence nucleotide sequence GTACTTTAAGCTAACCTgcccaatattaaaaaaaaaacgttttttgttTACTATGTTATCTCAAGTTTACCCAATTTTATgggtgaaatgaaatatttcagACTCTAGCAACCCTAAAAAAAGttgacattgacactgacagaagACAGAACAGATGGGTCAGGGAGAATAGAAGTATAAAGGAGGAACATCTGTCGAAGTACAACAATCGCAAAAATGACCAGCTGAGGCcttgtaattgcagttacaaatctctccgcttggagcgcatgtctcgctcaatgatcagcgatgtgacatgacattagacgttcttttctctagctgatttcgtcagactgagcaagtcaagacgtagtcccgtggtagtgcgctggcttcgtacgcagatgttctcgggttcgattctgacagcgatctctttgctttttttttatacattaattttctttttgtgtattttatttgtgtttatttattgttttattcaaacaaatgttaatttaagcccttttacattgtttgccccatcttaggatACTTAGGTAATGTTAATGTAAGTCTTacgaatgaaatttcgaaaagttgtaacaaaacaaaatatttttggacattaaaaaaataaaagaattcaagaaaaatattagtagaaaaaataaaaaagatctcatcaggatttgaacccgggacctcttgctccgtaggcggggtcactaccgagaaggctaagagattgtcaaacccttatttACCTgctattgcagcgccacctatcttttcttttatatgtgcacttctgatacttaaagctttcgctccttatatttctaatctccataaGATGGGTGAGGATAGGAAAGCCAAGGTATTTTAATTATAGTAGTGATAGACAAAGCTAATTAAAATAAGAAGTGTATAGAGCTTGGACGTCGTTACGGCTCATCTAATTAGTTATTTACGTAttttatgaatataaatatcAATTCTACAACAAAGTTCCGATTCCCATAAAGTTCGTGAAAATAActatgtcaaaagtgaagtGTTATTCAGAGTGCTACCAAAGGCTGTCTTAAAGGTTTGTACTTTAtgtttttgtaataataaaatagtaaTTAAGAAAAGGATGTTCTTACTcgtaatatatatttaaactaTCGCGATCTTATGCGAAATTTACTTTATTGCCGTAGCATTGCGAAAGTATTTGCACAAGGACATTTTAAACATAGGATCAAAAACGTACAGGTGATATTTTGGCAATGATTATATTACTTTAAACAGTATATATATTAAAACACTCATAGAAGACATGAGATCATGTCAATAACTCATTTTAACCAGTTGTCACAAATTTTAGGTATTAAAAAGAATGATAAGAAAGACAGACCTATTAAAAATGGCGGAGCAATAACGCGGGAAACGTACAAGTATGTTAGTAGGTACAAGATAACATTAAACTTGTTGAAGTATATTTTGGATATTATAAAAcacttatttttaaccctttatagggcacggtctcaaaaaagaccaccctgtatgactatctttttgtattttttcttgtacagaatttttagtactacaggatggcgatgaggtttgaactcacgatttttttgagtcttgcccgttaaagggTTAAGGTATAATTGGGCAGTCAtgtgaaattataaatttaatagaGAAAAAGTCAAATTTTGCATGGTATATTACTATGAACATTATATGATGATTATATTGActtgattatgatttttttaaagtttttcttACAGTAAGAATTTATAAAATTAGATTTTtgaattaatttatttcttattgCTTCATCATCAGGGGTTAGacaggctattttataatatgacatTTTCCTTGTAATTGAATATGTCTGACGCCATAATGAGGGAAATAACTCACCCTTTCCGAGCTATTCTTATCATTTACATTTATAAACAAACATAACATAGGTACAGTTAAAAAAGTATAGAAACTGTGATTGACACATTGATAACCATTATCTCAACACCCTGGCAATTATTaaaatcactacatagtataaaacaaagtcgctttctctgtccctatgtccctatgtatgcttaaatctttaaaactacgcaacggattttgatgcggttttttttaatagatagagtgattatagaggaaggtttacatgtaggtatgtagatgtagatgtagatgtagtgtagggacgcctggccagatacaggcgggctgtcgatcgctggtgcgttcattcagcccaattccctggagttggagctgcaggttactgtcccggctgctctcccacacttctctcctcaaatcttcttgttttcctgcagaacagaaggacatctttaagtttgacatccttgagttcatcTTCTCCCAAATTGTCTCTACCGAATGTTTCATGTCGCGGTGCCGCATACATGATACATTCTGCTAGTAGGTGCAAACTAGTCTCCTCCTTACCACAGTGTGGACAGGATTCGTCACTACTGATACCTATTATCTTCATATGTCTGTTAAGAGTGTTGTGTCCCGTTATGATACCGGTCAACATTCTTAGACTGTTCTTACCTAGTTTCAGAAGATACCTAGCTCTCCTTTGGTCTCTACCTTCTATCATCATCTTCGTTTGTCTGCAACTGGTCTCTCTTTCCCAGGCTCTTTGTGCTTCCATCTCTTTTATCCTCTCAATGACTCCTTTCGTGACGTCAGCTGACATAGGCAGAGCCGGTTCCGGACCCAGgaattccgtctccgccccCGCCCTTGCCAGCTCGTCCGCTTTCTCATTACCTGTGACTCCCTGGTGTCCCGGTACCCACGCAACCGTTACACTTCTATGCTTGCCTATCGAGTTGAGCTCTTCCCTGCATTCTCTCACCAGGGACGAGGTCACCGATATTCTCTTCAGAGCCTTtagtgccgcttgactgtcggtGTATATGACCACGGCTCCATCTTGTTTATCGCTTTCTTTTAATATACGTGCACAGCGCGCTATGGCACATACCTCTGCTTGGAACACGCTAGTGTATCTCCCTAGTGGTATCGACACCTTTTCTCCTAGTTTCGGGATTACTATTCCCGCCCCTGCTAGCTTTGTAGAGCTTCTCCTAGAGCCATCTGTGAAGCATATAGTCGTTGGGTGCACGACCTCTACCTTCCAGTTGTCTCTTTCTCCTATATGTACCCTATACTTCTTATCGAAAATCTCCTCCCTCTTTATGAGGTCATTATTGACCATCAGCATTTCTAGCTTCGATAGTGCCTCTCTTTGTATCAGTGCGTGTCTCTTGTCCACGCAACTTCCTCTCCATTCCTTGCATGCTTTTATTCTGTACCACTGTTCCATGGCTCTCTTCTCTGCCTCAATCCAGAGGGGCTTTAAGCCTAACAGCACCTCCATAGCATGTGTCGGGGTGGTTCTCATAGCCCCCGTCATCATGAGGCAGGCTAGTCTTTGTACTTTTGTCAGATTCTTCCGATATTCTCCAATATTGCTATATATTGCAATATTGCTCAACTGGATAAAAGACTTTTTGACGGGCAGGAAGTTTCGGGTACGAGTTGGAGAGCACCTCTCGGACCCGCATGACGTCCACAGTGGGGTTCCGCAAGGTTCAGTGCTTGGACCAATGCTGTTTGGGATTTTCTTGACAGATCTCAGACAAGTTGTAGAGTcagatttgtttttgtttgctgatgatacaaaGATCATGGGAAACCCGCTTATCAGCCACAACATCATACAGCAGGACTTAGACCGTATTGTACAATGGACTAAAGATTGGCTAATAACTCTCAATGCGGAAAAGTGCACTGTACTCCACATAGGTAAAAACAACCCTGAGCATACATATTGTATTGACTCTAAAAGTTTGGAGAGAGTTACTTCTCAGCGAGATCTTGGTGTCATTATAACTAATAACTTAAAATGGGAAGAACACATATTACAGCTTACCAAAAAGGCCAACTCTATGTTATACATGATTAGAAAAGCCTTTCGCTATATGGACAAGAAGCTCTTTATTAGAATCTACAAGACGTACGTAAGACCATTGCTGGAATATGCGTTCCAAATTTGGAATCCATATTTTCGAAAAGATATTAGTCTGATTGAAAAAATCCAAAGAAGGGCAACAAAACTGGTACCATCTCTTCGCAACCAACCTTATGAAGACAGGTTAAAAGAATTGGGTCTGACAACCTTGGAGCAACGAAGACAACGCGGCGACTTAATAGAAACGTACAAAATACTCACAGGACACTATAATGTACCTTCATTAAGTGACATTTTCACTCGGAGTGTGTGTGACAGATTGAGAGGACATTCCCTGAAGTTGACACGGACACAGAGTAGTAGCAACCCTAGACGTCACTTCTTATCTAACCGCGTAGTGAGAGTGTGGAACAGTTTGCCCGAAACCGTAATCAGTGCACCTACAGTGAACTCTTTTAAAAACAGACTcgacaaatatttattgaatggacaaaacacaagtgcatcaggacattgacgtgcacgtatcagctttaagctgcctgtgcattagcaaataataataaataataataaatatgggTCCTGTGCCACCAGATCACCGCCCCATATAGCACCCTGGGTGTGATAATGGCTTTGTAAATCCAGTGGATCATACTCGGCTTTAGTCCCCAGTTCTTCCCTACTGCCCTTTTACATTGGTACAGCGTTCTTATGGCCTTAGCCGTCTGCTCTCTGATATGAGTCTTGTATCTGAGTGAACTGTCAAGAGTAATGCCCAGATATTTGAACTCGTCTACCATTTCTAGTTCTACGCCCTCTATTTTTATGGGTTCCAGCTCTTTTTCCTCTTATTAGTGAATAACACCAGCTTAGTTTTCGACGGATTGAGATCCAGTCCTCTCCCTCTGCACCATCCCAGTACCTGTCTGAGACCTCTTACCATTATGTTCCTCATGACACTGAGGACCATACCTCTCACCAGTAGTACTCCGTCATCAGAGTAGGCCTGCATGTACAAGCCTCCCCTGTTGAGTTCTCTTACCATAGAGTCCAGAAGTAGACACCACATCAAGGGTGACAAGCAGCCTCCCTGCGGGAACCCCCTCCTGGGACTAATCGTCTTTGTTATTCCTCCCAACTCCGCCGTTATAGACTTGCACCTAAGCATACTGCCTATCCACTGCGCTAATGTCGGTCGGATGCCTTCTCTCTCCAGACTCTCTTCAACGGCTTGGAAGGTAGCCCTGTCAAAGGCCCCCTCCACGTCGAAGAAGCAGCCTAGAGCGTACTGTTTCGATTCTAGTGCCCTTTCTACCCTCACAGCTAGGTTGTGAAGGGCCGTCTCCGTTGACTTCCCAGCCATATATGCATGCTGATTCCCGTGAAGCGGGTCTCCACTGCAGTTGCAGttgacatgtaggtatagtacccgtgtgaagccggggcgggtcgctagttgaTAATACAGTAAAGTCTTGATAATTTGATGGTCTGAAATGTCcagtaggtatagtacccgtgtgaagccggggcgggtcgctagttgaTAATACAGTAAAGTCTTGATAATTTGATGGTCTGAAATGTCCAGTAATCCGGCATTAAAACGGAGATGCAAGTGAATTTCATGTCTAAGTTGGCCGCCTATGTAGAAATTATCAGTGTGCCTTCACTTTAAAAGTGGCTAAAATTcatatacacacatacatacaatcacgcctgtatcccttgaaggggtaggcagagcacatgaaactactcaagtttcagtgccactcttggcaaataaggggttgacaaaaaacgaaactgtgacattgcagtgacaggttgccagcctctcgcctacgccacaatttgaccCACATCCCACAATTCATATAATCCATAATTCATATAATTGTTGAATTTTCTTTAAACTCATTATTTTAGTACAGTATTTtttatacatcatcatcatcatcctccttgcgttatcccggcatttgccacggctcatgggagcctggggtccgctctgacaacaaattccaagatttggcgtaggcactagttttacgaaagcgactgccatctgaccttccaacccgaagggtatctaggccttattggaattagtccggtttcctcacgatgttttccttcaccgaaaagcgactggcaaatatcaaatgacatttcgcacatatgttccgaaaaactcattggtacgagccggggttcgaacccgcgacctccggatcgaaagtcgcacgctcttaccgctaggccaccagcgcttaagcgcgtaagtattttttatacatcatacataaaaatatgaaaatatgtgagtgtatttagtaaaacgtctcactttgtctattgctataaagccactttgtcagtttattcatacaaATATACAGGCAAATCTCGTGTTTATGGTAAGTAGCAAACTGGAATGATTTACTAAACACACTGACATATATGGAGAATGGTTCTAATTTCCACTAATCCAACACCTTTGTGTCAGCGACATTGCCATATTATTGAGACTGTACTGTAATATAAGCCATTAGCAATTGTTAGCATAATAGACAGGGGTCCAGTGACTAAGAGCAGAAACAGAAcacaaattgactcggtgaaaaaggttaCAAGTCCGTCGGACTTGTGCCTTTTTTACCATGTCTGCCACTTGTCCAGATATGTCAGAcaaacaaaaagtctaatgctcaaaaATTTTTAGcttatattacaatagtattaatcagtactctgttttcaatgcCTTCTGCttataatataagttgtaaactgttttaatattacatttttggcagacgcaacactgttggcacctagtgtcgagtagtggtactgataatttaagcTATTTGACGCTATattgattgacgctagatgtccctacaaataacttgcatttatggtgtatggagttacaactcttttacttattcctctatgttttTACCTCCGTgtgtgctctgtgtgtaatttgaatcctaggcctcTAGAATACTGTGTTATTGAAACCATACTTTACGAGTAGCCATAAAAGTAACTTTGAAATGTACTGTGACAAGGTTCTACGGTGGCCTAAGTATCAAATTGGTTGTTTCCTTCTGAGGACATTCTTTTtgtgtttaataaaatacattttgcgAGCGTCTATAGGCTACTGTGTACTGCTTACCATCAAacagaccgtatgcttgtttgacattgacatgttattaaaaaatagaTTTGAAATAACATAGAAGTAATACTTGTGACTCTCAGCATAGTAtgatacgatagtactctttattatactgtgctctcAGTCACAAACTAATCGTTTTGATTTGACTGATGCAGGcgagtggtctagtggtgaagacgttagccgcgtaagctgaagacccgggttcgattcccggctcggccaccagtgggccttgtcgttttttctttcgtgtatgatatctatttaaatttgattgattgatttatttatttattggtaaaaatattttacagaTCAATGttataaacaatatttacacaatttagagatgggccgaatacggactttgccgaatacgaatattcggccgaacattcggttcagctgttaccgaaccgaacattcggccgaatattcggttccgccatatttttaaTCGTGGCTTCTAAGCCACGATTAAAAATATGCACGattaaatctatttaaaaacttttcaacgATTGGTTATGGGTACATGTATCTTACTCAGACTCTTAATGTTCCTACGATTTAGTGCATAAggaaattttggtttttgtttctcaagctatgttatttttacttttttacaaaattattgtatttatattttaacgcagcTTTAAATCCCTTTGGTAGTTctttagaatgctgaaatacgAGTATGTAGGAAGTCATTATccaatgaattacgaaacaacttactcTTTATTTAcgttgtttattcggtaaatgttcggcaatgtaaccgaactattcggccgaatacgaacattggaaaacttgccgaatatgccgaataccgaatatttaccgaatataattaataactaaCACAATTAATTAAAtgctaaaaataattacaaggTAAAAGCTTACACATTTTTAACAGTTACATTTACAATCATTACAAATTCATACTtaacataataaaatttaatttagaaCCTAACCCTATTAGAGCATACAATTTGTTCACTCTCacccctggggcccatttctcgaaaggtacaagccttgtattacaagtgtgtttccatgacaacccatacgatttgacagttcgcgcacttgtaatacaagacttgtacctttcgagaaacgggccccaggaaCAAACTCGTCTACAGTATAGTAAGCCTCTGCGATTGAGAATGATTTCCTAGTAAACTCTTTGTCACTTTTCACTGACTTTATATcatcactagcttttgcccgcggcttcgctcgcgttagaaagagacaaaaagtagcctaagtcactctccatcctttcaactatctccatttaaaaagtcacgtcaattcgtcgctctgttgtgtagtgaaggacggacaaactaacagacagacactttcccatttatagtattaaATATGGAAATTATGGAATAGTAtggattagagatgggccgaatattcggtaaatattcggtattcggcatattcggcaagtttttcaatgttcgtattcggccgaataattcggttgctttgccgaatatttaccgaataaacaaattaaaaaaaataatgaagatcttacgtattcctttggataataagctcctattttagtagctttctaaggaactactagaaagagataattgcctatgcgtcaaaatacaaatacaaagttgaaaaaaccgtagtttaagagttgagagttgttttaactaagttttagttaaattcactaaatcgtaataacataattatgtagttctagtaacatatgtaaccattatcaataatttaatagttttttattaacatccgctttctaaatatggcgtaaccgaatattcggccgaatgttcggttcggtaagagctgaaccgaatgttcggccgaatattcataTTCAGCATTGATTatcattagagatgggccgaatatggactttgccgaatacgaatattcggccgaacattcggttcagctcttaccgaaccgaacattcggccgaatattcggttacgccatatttagaaagcggatgttaataaaaaactattaaatgattgataatggttacatatgttactagaactacatatgttattacgatttagtgaatttaactaaaacttagttaaaacaactctcaactcttaaactacggttttttcaactttgtatttgtattttgacgcagttccttagaaagctactaaaataggagcttattatccaaaggaatacgtaagatcttcattatttttttaatttgtttattcggtaaatattcggcaaagcaaccgaattattcggccgaatacgaacattgaaaaacttgctgaatacgccgaataccgaatatttaccgaatattcggcccatctctaattatcATAGTAACATTTTTAGTAACACTtaccgttttcatacaaaagtgagtcaATAGTTGCCTCGTGCAAAGTGTTTTActtagacggtggcgcccctattaatttctactctttgcCAGGGTATagtcatcatccttgcgttattccggcattcgccgcggctcatgggagcctggggtccgctttgacaactaatcccaagatttggcataggcactaattttacgaaTGCGAGgttttattggaattagtccgaattcctcacgatgttttccttcaccggaaatcgactggcaaatatcaaataacattcaTCAATAATTTGCCAGGCTATAGACGCTATAGTGTCATTCATAATTTGTAAACTTTGTCCTCATTTCGTGTACCGTGTTTGTTTCAGAATAATGGAAGAAGATGATACTGACTCCGACCGTACGGTTCTACTGAGGGACTTTATCAGTAAGCCACAGAAAGTCGAGCTCAAAAGGCGTAGATTGAGCGAATTACAAGAAAGAGGCAAGAAACCAGACCAAAGCAATAATGAAAATACCACACCAAGTAATGTAAGTAATAACAAACACTTTGATGTACCAAAGAATAATTCTGTTGGTAAGAACTGGCTTCTGACAAGATATTTTTCAAGCATTGGTAAACCTTTTGGTGCTAAAACACTAAATAATGCTTCTGATATTCAACAAAGTGACAACTTGCGCGAAAATCTGCCTAAGTACGCACCAGATTCTCAAGCATTAAACAAAAATACACCGAAATCTGATAATGATATCATATGTCTTGATTCGGATGAAGACATTGATGAAACACTAAGAAGTGAAAATCCTCAAAACCAAGAAACAAATGGCGAGGTTTCATCACGTGTAACAAAATTAAAAGTGCTCAAGCCTTCGGCGTTTAATGCTCGCACAGCTACTACCATCGTTTTTGAAACTCAAAAAATGCAAGAAAATGAACCTGCCAGACTTAAAGTCTTGAAACCTTCTATGATTAACGCACGAAGAGCAACGACAAATTTTGAAGACAATGTAGAATATAATTCGAGCAATGGAAAAGAAAACGTAGAAAGAGAACATGGAAATGTGTCGAATAATGATAACAAACAAATTGATAAAGATGGTTTGAGAATATCTTGTAGATTGTCTCCATCAGAAAGTAATATCCGTAATATTACCAATAGTCCTAGTTCAGGCACTAATACCGGTACATGTGCTACGCAAGGTGAAGATAATCGAACATCTGTAGTAACCGTGGCAAACAACATGTCAAATACTGATACTTCTGATACTACTATCGTAGGTAAACTTTTCCAACAAGACGCAGAAAAAAATACCGTGTCAAACGTAAAAGCAAATAAGCGATTCAGTAATAACGAAACAAAAATGGATTCCAAGCGAATTAAAATGAATGTG carries:
- the LOC125239400 gene encoding uncharacterized protein LOC125239400, with product MVDEFKYLGITLDSSLRYKTHIREQTAKAIRTLYQCKRAVGKNWGLKPSMIHWIYKAIITPRVLYGAVIWWHRTHIGEYRKNLTKVQRLACLMMTGAMRTTPTHAMEVLLGLKPLWIEAEKRAMEQWYRIKACKEWRGSCVDKRHALIQREALSKLEMLMVNNDLIKREEIFDKKYRVHIGERDNWKVEVVHPTTICFTDGSRRSSTKLAGAGIVIPKLGEKVSIPLGRYTSVFQAEVCAIARCARILKESDKQDGAVVIYTDSQAALKALKRISVTSSLVRECREELNSIGKHRSVTVAWVPGHQGVTGNEKADELARAGAETEFLGPEPALPMSADVTKGVIERIKEMEAQRAWERETSCRQTKMMIEGRDQRRARYLLKLGKNSLRMLTGIITGHNTLNRHMKIIGISSDESCPHCGKEETSLHLLAECIMYAAPRHETFGRDNLGEDELKDVKLKDVLLFCRKTRRFEERSVGEQPGQ
- the LOC125239529 gene encoding ras guanine nucleotide exchange factor P-like; translation: MEEDDTDSDRTVLLRDFISKPQKVELKRRRLSELQERGKKPDQSNNENTTPSNVSNNKHFDVPKNNSVGKNWLLTRYFSSIGKPFGAKTLNNASDIQQSDNLRENLPKYAPDSQALNKNTPKSDNDIICLDSDEDIDETLRSENPQNQETNGEVSSRVTKLKVLKPSAFNARTATTIVFETQKMQENEPARLKVLKPSMINARRATTNFEDNVEYNSSNGKENVEREHGNVSNNDNKQIDKDGLRISCRLSPSESNIRNITNSPSSGTNTGTCATQGEDNRTSVVTVANNMSNTDTSDTTIVGKLFQQDAEKNTVSNVKANKRFSNNETKMDSKRIKMNVEPECLIKQHEQVTNKKSQEIAEISESHGEHVSHEEIMNLTNNPARCNENTVNKSIVNSVREESKLKEHVLPGIQDSRKIEDEHVINEAHINVQTSNKELGKQDARNAKNCNPRVEQGSKMQENRDVNKIEDTLNTSKDRVHANDSDAASKVQNQQYSDIHKTSTIQDVITTNEIQVKQKSTNQVHNPTI